In the Ruminococcus sp. OA3 genome, one interval contains:
- a CDS encoding TraX family protein, whose translation MTMIQASDTTGYRRLTGSSLKILAMILMLIDHTGIAILYMVYLLPNAPVIIGTPLHNVYLVYRAMRFVGRSAFPIFCFLLVQGFLHTSDRKKYVFRLGIFALLSELPFDLALYGTVMDWSHQNVFFTLLIGLLVLCLMERFESNPYIQVAAIAAGMGLAWLLKSDYSYHGVLLIAILYFFRYYPVLMTFAGCISLLWEAPACLAFIPINLYNKQRGSNMKYFFYCFYPMHLLLLAGIRSLLIFFGAV comes from the coding sequence ATGACAATGATTCAAGCTTCTGATACAACAGGATATCGCAGGCTTACGGGAAGCTCTTTGAAAATACTGGCGATGATTTTAATGTTGATCGATCATACAGGCATAGCCATTTTGTACATGGTTTACCTGCTGCCCAACGCGCCTGTTATTATTGGAACACCGCTTCACAACGTCTATCTTGTATACCGGGCCATGAGGTTCGTGGGAAGAAGTGCATTTCCTATTTTCTGTTTCTTGCTGGTTCAGGGTTTTCTGCATACTTCGGACAGAAAAAAATATGTTTTCCGGCTTGGGATTTTTGCACTGCTTTCTGAATTGCCGTTTGATCTTGCGCTGTACGGTACGGTAATGGACTGGAGCCATCAGAATGTGTTTTTTACGCTGCTGATCGGGCTTTTAGTTTTATGCCTGATGGAGCGTTTTGAATCGAATCCCTATATACAGGTTGCTGCGATTGCGGCGGGAATGGGGCTTGCCTGGCTGTTAAAGTCTGACTACAGCTATCATGGGGTTTTGCTGATTGCCATTTTGTATTTTTTCCGTTATTATCCTGTGCTCATGACATTTGCAGGCTGCATCAGCCTGTTATGGGAAGCGCCTGCGTGCCTGGCGTTTATTCCAATCAACCTCTATAATAAACAGCGCGGAAGCAACATGAAATACTTTTTCTATTGTTTCTATCCCATGCACTTGCTTTTGCTGGCGGGTATCCGCAGCCTGCTCATCTTTTTTGGAGCTGTCTGA
- the carB gene encoding carbamoyl-phosphate synthase large subunit: MMKRSDIHKVLIIGSGPIIIGQACEFDYSGTQACKALRQLGYEIVLVNSNPATIMTDPETADVTYIEPLNVERLTQIIEKERPDALLPNLGGQSGLNLCSELAKAGVLDKFNVKVIGVQVDAIERGEDRIEFKKTMDSLGIEMARSEVAYSVEEALSIADRLGYPVVLRPAYTMGGAGGGLVYNVDELKTVCSRGLQASLVGQVLVEESILGWEELELEVVRDAKNNMITVCFIENIDPLGVHTGDSFCSAPMLTISEEVQKRLQEQAYKIVEAIEVIGGTNVQFAHDPVSDRIIVIEINPRTSRSSALASKATGFPIALVSAMLACGLTLDEIPCGKCGTLDQYVPGGDYVVIKFARWAFEKFKGAEDKLGTQMRAVGEVMSIGKTYKEAFQKAIRSLETGRYGLGGAKDFASRSKEELLKMLSNASSERHFIMYEALRKGATADEIHDLTKVKHYFITQMQELVEEEEALAKTKGKLPATETLRQAKLDGFSDRYLSSILQVSEEEVRNARKEAGIVEAWEGVHVSGTKDAAYYYSSYHIKDDCSVSTDKPKIMILGGGPNRIGQGIEFDYCCVHAAIALKELGFETIIVNCNPETVSTDYDTSDKLYFEPLTLEDVLSIHEKEKPVGVIAQFGGQTPLNLAEDLKKAGVNILGTTPETINMAEDRDLFRAMMDKLGIPMPEAGMAVNTEEAVAIADKIGYPVMVRPSFVLGGRGMEVVHDEEDLRYYMQAAVGVTPDRPILIDRFLHHATECEADAISDGTNVFVPAVMEHIELAGVHSGDSACILPSKHLTDEQIATIRDYTRKIAKEMNVVGLMNMQYAIEDGVVYVLEANPRASRTVPLVSKVCNIKMVKLATDIMTAHLTGRKSPVPELREKQFTHYGVKEAVFPFNMFQEVDPVLGPEMRSTGEVLGIAGNFGEAFYKAEEATKTKLPLGGTVLISVSDRDKPELVEVAKGFYECGFEIVATGRTCEMIKQAGMPVRKIAKINEGRPNILDDMANGKITMVINTPVGKKGAVDDSYIRKSAIKNRIPYMTTMAAAKATVEGIRAAKSGAAFGVKSLQEFHSSIKEC; this comes from the coding sequence ATAATGAAAAGAAGCGATATTCATAAGGTGTTGATCATTGGTTCTGGACCGATCATTATCGGACAGGCATGTGAGTTTGATTACTCAGGGACACAGGCATGTAAGGCATTAAGACAACTGGGATATGAAATTGTATTGGTTAATTCCAATCCGGCGACGATCATGACAGATCCGGAAACGGCAGATGTCACATATATCGAACCACTGAATGTGGAACGGCTGACACAGATCATAGAAAAGGAGAGACCGGATGCACTGCTTCCGAATCTGGGCGGGCAATCTGGTCTGAATCTTTGTTCGGAGCTTGCCAAGGCAGGGGTACTGGATAAATTTAATGTAAAGGTTATCGGCGTCCAGGTTGATGCAATTGAACGAGGCGAAGACAGAATAGAATTTAAAAAGACGATGGACAGCCTCGGCATTGAAATGGCACGCAGTGAGGTTGCCTATTCTGTAGAGGAAGCCCTTTCCATCGCGGACAGACTCGGATATCCGGTAGTCCTGAGACCCGCTTATACGATGGGCGGAGCAGGCGGGGGTCTGGTCTATAATGTTGATGAACTGAAGACTGTATGTTCCAGAGGGCTTCAGGCAAGCCTTGTCGGACAGGTTCTGGTGGAGGAATCCATACTGGGCTGGGAGGAACTGGAACTGGAAGTTGTGCGTGATGCCAAGAACAATATGATCACTGTCTGCTTTATTGAAAATATCGATCCGCTTGGCGTGCATACCGGAGATTCCTTCTGTTCAGCTCCGATGCTCACGATTTCTGAGGAGGTTCAAAAACGTCTCCAGGAACAGGCATACAAAATCGTTGAGGCGATTGAAGTGATCGGAGGTACGAATGTTCAGTTTGCCCATGATCCTGTTTCGGACCGCATTATCGTAATCGAGATCAATCCGAGAACATCCCGTTCTTCGGCACTGGCATCCAAAGCGACAGGATTTCCGATTGCGCTTGTATCTGCAATGCTGGCCTGCGGCCTGACGCTGGATGAGATTCCATGCGGGAAATGCGGTACACTTGATCAGTATGTTCCCGGGGGAGATTATGTTGTCATCAAATTTGCCCGCTGGGCATTTGAAAAATTTAAGGGTGCAGAAGACAAGCTCGGCACGCAGATGCGTGCAGTCGGCGAGGTCATGAGTATCGGCAAAACATATAAAGAAGCGTTCCAGAAAGCAATCCGCAGTCTTGAGACCGGACGTTACGGTCTGGGCGGGGCAAAGGATTTTGCATCCAGGTCTAAAGAAGAACTGCTGAAAATGCTCTCGAATGCGAGCAGTGAACGACATTTCATCATGTATGAAGCACTGAGAAAAGGCGCCACTGCAGATGAGATCCATGACCTGACGAAAGTGAAACATTATTTCATCACACAGATGCAGGAACTGGTGGAAGAGGAAGAGGCACTTGCAAAGACGAAAGGAAAACTTCCTGCGACAGAGACACTGCGCCAGGCAAAACTGGATGGATTTTCCGACCGATATCTGAGCAGTATTCTGCAGGTTTCAGAGGAAGAAGTGAGAAATGCCAGGAAGGAAGCCGGAATCGTAGAGGCATGGGAAGGTGTTCATGTCAGCGGTACGAAAGATGCGGCGTACTATTATTCCAGCTATCACATAAAAGATGATTGTTCTGTGAGTACCGACAAACCCAAGATCATGATTCTGGGCGGCGGACCAAACAGGATCGGGCAGGGCATTGAATTTGATTACTGCTGTGTTCATGCGGCGATCGCACTTAAGGAACTGGGTTTTGAAACTATCATTGTCAACTGTAATCCGGAGACAGTTTCTACAGACTATGATACTTCCGATAAACTGTATTTTGAACCGCTGACGCTGGAAGACGTTTTGAGCATCCATGAGAAGGAAAAACCGGTGGGTGTCATCGCACAGTTTGGAGGACAGACACCGCTGAATCTGGCGGAAGACCTGAAAAAAGCCGGTGTCAATATTTTGGGAACGACACCTGAGACGATCAATATGGCGGAAGACCGTGATCTGTTCCGCGCGATGATGGATAAACTTGGTATTCCGATGCCGGAGGCGGGAATGGCTGTCAATACGGAAGAAGCAGTGGCAATCGCGGATAAGATCGGTTATCCGGTCATGGTTCGTCCTTCCTTCGTGCTTGGCGGGCGTGGAATGGAAGTTGTTCACGATGAAGAAGATCTGAGATACTATATGCAGGCTGCAGTAGGTGTGACGCCGGACCGCCCGATTCTGATCGACCGCTTTCTGCACCATGCGACGGAGTGTGAGGCGGATGCAATCAGTGACGGAACGAATGTATTCGTTCCTGCCGTTATGGAACACATCGAGCTTGCCGGGGTACACTCCGGAGATTCTGCATGTATCCTGCCCTCGAAGCATCTGACGGATGAACAGATTGCGACGATCCGAGATTACACCAGGAAGATAGCAAAAGAAATGAATGTTGTCGGTCTGATGAATATGCAGTATGCGATCGAGGACGGAGTTGTCTATGTGCTGGAAGCGAATCCAAGGGCTTCCAGAACAGTTCCGCTGGTATCCAAGGTCTGCAATATCAAGATGGTAAAACTGGCGACCGATATTATGACAGCACATTTGACTGGAAGAAAGTCCCCGGTCCCGGAACTGAGAGAGAAACAATTTACGCATTACGGAGTCAAAGAGGCAGTATTCCCATTCAATATGTTCCAGGAGGTAGACCCGGTACTTGGACCGGAAATGCGTTCAACCGGTGAAGTTCTCGGAATTGCCGGAAATTTTGGCGAGGCATTCTACAAGGCAGAGGAAGCGACCAAGACGAAGCTTCCACTCGGCGGAACTGTCCTGATCAGTGTCAGCGACAGAGATAAACCGGAGCTTGTGGAGGTTGCCAAGGGATTTTATGAATGTGGATTTGAGATTGTCGCTACGGGAAGAACGTGCGAGATGATCAAACAGGCGGGAATGCCGGTTCGTAAGATCGCAAAGATCAACGAGGGTCGGCCGAACATCCTGGATGATATGGCAAACGGCAAAATAACCATGGTTATCAACACGCCGGTTGGCAAAAAAGGAGCAGTTGATGACAGTTATATCCGTAAATCAGCCATTAAAAACAGGATTCCCTATATGACAACAATGGCCGCTGCGAAAGCGACCGTGGAGGGCATACGTGCCGCGAAGAGCGGTGCCGCATTCGGAGTGAAATCCCTGCAGGAATTCCACAGCAGTATTAAAGAGTGTTAA
- a CDS encoding MATE family efflux transporter, which yields MRFTEIQNTQKSIASVLIKFSIPLILSGVLQQLYNWADAFIVGNVEGELALAAIGATGTVINFYLMAITGFTLGLSILFARKAGSGDTGFISKILSTYSILLGIVFVLLAAAGIWLTPPILHLMHTTQNTVHLAEDYLQIIFAGIPFLAVYNVYSAALRGIGDSRAPFLAVLVSSVINVLLDILFVAVLHLGVGGAAGATVISQAAMTTFLIVYAVITHSKLRFRFKQAIHRKALLQGLRLGFPPMIQSSVSAFGSLLLQNFMNGFGTQTVAAITTAYRVDTIILLPIINLGSGISTIVAQSHGAGKIKETQRIFASGTAIMTAVSLFLTLLVIPTGGRLISMFGVGKDAAEIGQDFFQRIACFYLIYGLATALRGYLEGIGHLLYSSIAGIASLVFRIFASYTMAALFHNMVIAYAEGFSWGILLLLYLIRLMQKRRPKDK from the coding sequence ATGCGTTTTACAGAAATACAAAATACGCAGAAAAGCATCGCTTCTGTGCTGATAAAATTCAGTATTCCCCTCATTCTCAGCGGTGTTTTGCAGCAGCTCTACAATTGGGCGGATGCATTTATTGTCGGAAACGTGGAAGGCGAACTTGCGCTGGCCGCCATAGGCGCAACAGGTACGGTCATTAATTTTTATCTCATGGCGATAACAGGATTTACACTCGGGCTGTCTATCCTGTTTGCCAGAAAAGCCGGCAGCGGGGACACCGGTTTTATATCCAAAATACTTTCCACCTACTCAATACTCCTTGGTATTGTTTTTGTTCTGCTTGCGGCGGCTGGAATCTGGCTGACGCCTCCGATTCTTCATCTGATGCATACTACTCAGAATACTGTACATCTGGCGGAAGATTATTTGCAGATCATCTTTGCCGGCATTCCTTTTCTGGCCGTATACAATGTTTACTCCGCCGCATTGCGCGGAATTGGTGACAGCCGGGCTCCATTTTTAGCGGTTCTCGTTTCTTCCGTTATCAATGTGCTTTTAGACATTCTGTTCGTTGCCGTACTACACCTGGGTGTTGGCGGTGCAGCCGGGGCAACCGTTATTTCGCAGGCGGCAATGACAACTTTTCTCATTGTCTACGCTGTAATAACACACAGTAAACTGCGTTTTCGTTTTAAACAGGCAATACACCGAAAAGCACTGCTTCAGGGCCTTCGTCTGGGTTTCCCTCCCATGATCCAATCCAGTGTCAGTGCCTTTGGCAGTCTGCTGCTGCAAAATTTTATGAATGGCTTTGGAACGCAGACCGTTGCCGCCATCACTACCGCATACCGCGTGGACACGATTATTCTTCTTCCGATCATTAATCTCGGCTCTGGAATTTCTACCATTGTCGCGCAGAGTCATGGTGCCGGCAAGATAAAGGAAACACAAAGAATATTTGCTTCGGGCACTGCCATCATGACTGCGGTGTCCCTGTTTCTGACTCTGCTGGTCATTCCGACCGGTGGGAGGTTGATCTCAATGTTTGGCGTGGGGAAAGATGCAGCGGAAATCGGGCAGGATTTTTTTCAGCGTATTGCCTGTTTTTATCTGATCTACGGACTGGCCACCGCATTGCGTGGTTATCTGGAAGGCATCGGGCATCTTCTTTATTCCAGCATTGCAGGCATCGCATCGCTGGTCTTTCGGATCTTTGCATCATATACAATGGCTGCGCTCTTTCACAATATGGTGATTGCATATGCAGAGGGCTTCTCGTGGGGAATACTGCTGCTGTTATACCTGATCCGCCTGATGCAGAAACGAAGGCCTAAAGACAAATGA
- a CDS encoding ABC-F family ATP-binding cassette domain-containing protein: MNILNIEHISKIYGDKKIFDDVSFGIHEGDKIGIIGINGTGKTTLLRMIAGEEEPDEGQVITQNGLRVAYLPQNPEYPKDSTVFSYVTEGIPETDWTARSEAKSALNQLGITDHDELLCHLSGGQKKKTALAKTLISAFDVLLLDEPTNHLDNKMLTWLEEYLNKFRGVIVMVTHDRYFLDRVTNKILEIDHGQLYGYDANYSKFLEMKAQREEMEAASERKRKSVLRMELEWARRGCRARTTKQKARLERLEALKNGGVLTYNQTIEVDAVETRMGKKTVELHHVSKNYGGKKLIEDFNYIVLRNQRLGIIGPNGCGKSTLLRIIAGLEQPDSGEVVSGETIRIGYFAQEVPDMDTDQRVIDYIKDVAEYIPTKDGRITASQMLERFLFTPDMQYSPVSKLSGGEKKRLYLLKVIFTGANVYLFDELSNDIDIPTLTILEDFLTTFPGIIITVSHDRYFLDNVVDRIFEFDGNGHLQQYEGGYTDYLEAKRTGESKSRESGKTESTGNSEKKKTQGKDWKKNAPVKLKFTYKEQKEFETIDDEIAVLEEKIEKLDDDMLANATNSLRLSELTAEKEKTEAILEEKMERWVYLNDLAERIEAQK; this comes from the coding sequence ATGAATATTTTAAATATTGAACATATCAGCAAAATATATGGAGATAAAAAAATTTTTGATGATGTCTCCTTTGGAATTCATGAGGGAGATAAAATCGGGATTATCGGTATCAATGGAACCGGTAAAACGACGCTGCTCAGGATGATCGCAGGAGAAGAGGAGCCGGATGAGGGGCAGGTGATTACACAGAATGGCCTGCGTGTTGCATATTTGCCGCAGAATCCGGAATATCCAAAAGACAGTACGGTATTTTCCTATGTGACGGAAGGGATACCGGAGACAGACTGGACAGCCAGGAGTGAGGCGAAGAGTGCTTTGAATCAGCTGGGCATTACTGATCACGATGAACTCCTGTGCCATCTGTCCGGAGGTCAGAAAAAGAAGACCGCACTTGCAAAAACGTTGATCTCTGCGTTTGATGTACTTCTGCTGGATGAGCCGACGAATCATCTTGATAATAAAATGCTGACCTGGCTGGAAGAATATCTGAATAAATTCCGGGGAGTTATTGTTATGGTTACGCACGACCGGTATTTTTTGGACAGGGTGACCAATAAAATCCTGGAGATCGATCATGGGCAGTTATACGGGTATGATGCCAATTATTCAAAGTTTCTGGAGATGAAAGCTCAGCGTGAAGAGATGGAAGCGGCATCTGAGCGAAAGCGAAAGAGTGTCCTGCGTATGGAGCTTGAATGGGCCAGGCGTGGATGCCGTGCGAGAACTACGAAACAAAAAGCCAGGCTGGAGAGGCTGGAAGCGCTGAAAAACGGTGGGGTTTTAACATATAATCAGACAATAGAAGTGGATGCAGTGGAAACCAGGATGGGTAAAAAAACGGTGGAGCTGCATCATGTCAGCAAAAATTACGGCGGCAAAAAACTGATTGAAGATTTTAATTATATTGTACTGAGGAATCAGCGTCTTGGGATTATTGGCCCGAATGGCTGCGGAAAGTCTACGCTTTTGCGAATTATCGCCGGACTGGAACAGCCGGATTCAGGTGAGGTAGTATCGGGTGAAACGATCAGGATTGGTTATTTTGCTCAGGAAGTACCGGATATGGACACGGATCAGAGAGTTATCGATTATATCAAGGATGTGGCAGAATATATCCCGACAAAGGATGGAAGAATCACGGCATCCCAGATGCTGGAACGTTTTTTATTCACGCCGGATATGCAGTATTCACCTGTGTCGAAGCTGTCCGGTGGAGAGAAAAAGAGGCTGTATCTGCTGAAGGTGATTTTTACCGGAGCAAATGTATATCTGTTTGACGAGCTGAGCAATGACATTGATATTCCGACCCTGACGATACTTGAAGATTTTCTGACAACGTTTCCGGGAATTATCATCACAGTATCGCATGACCGGTATTTTCTGGACAATGTGGTGGACCGTATCTTTGAGTTTGACGGCAACGGACATCTTCAGCAGTATGAAGGAGGCTATACGGACTATCTGGAGGCTAAAAGAACAGGGGAATCTAAAAGCCGGGAGTCCGGAAAAACTGAAAGCACTGGAAATTCCGAAAAGAAAAAAACACAGGGTAAAGACTGGAAGAAAAATGCCCCTGTAAAATTGAAGTTCACTTACAAAGAGCAGAAAGAGTTTGAGACGATTGATGATGAGATTGCCGTTCTTGAGGAGAAGATTGAGAAACTGGATGATGATATGCTGGCGAATGCCACGAATTCACTGAGGCTGTCAGAGCTGACCGCAGAAAAAGAAAAGACAGAGGCCATACTGGAAGAAAAGATGGAGCGCTGGGTCTATCTGAATGATCTGGCTGAACGCATCGAGGCGCAGAAGTAA
- a CDS encoding GNAT family N-acetyltransferase, with the protein MNFNHDKNRIYLPDDRDNTLAEVTFPAISDDTVNINHTFVDNSLRGQGVAGKLMETVAKLLQSQNKKAVLTCSYAVKWFGEHPEYKNLIR; encoded by the coding sequence ATGAATTTCAATCATGATAAAAACAGAATCTATTTACCTGACGACAGGGATAACACACTTGCGGAAGTTACGTTTCCTGCTATAAGTGATGATACCGTGAATATTAATCATACCTTTGTAGACAACTCTCTGAGAGGTCAGGGAGTGGCGGGCAAACTTATGGAGACTGTCGCAAAGCTTCTGCAGTCTCAAAACAAGAAGGCTGTTTTAACCTGTTCATACGCGGTGAAATGGTTTGGAGAACATCCGGAATATAAAAATCTTATCAGATAA
- a CDS encoding flavodoxin family protein — MKVVAFNGSPRKRGNTEQCLKIVEKELNAQDIELEIIQVGAKAKPCTACSKCMETGSGHCVQGDEVNNWIDKMVEADGIILASPVYYGGIAGGMKCFLDRAFLAAGSRLHHKVGAALVTLRRSGGLETYQQLNAYLNTMEMVIATSDYWQAAHGLDAGEVLQDTEGVEVMAKLGRNVAWLVKLIHDAKGRIDPPATKQRTMTNFIR; from the coding sequence ATGAAAGTAGTTGCGTTTAACGGAAGTCCCCGTAAAAGGGGCAATACAGAACAATGTCTGAAAATCGTTGAGAAAGAATTAAATGCGCAGGATATTGAACTGGAAATCATACAGGTGGGTGCGAAGGCAAAACCGTGTACTGCCTGCAGTAAATGTATGGAGACCGGAAGCGGCCATTGCGTTCAGGGGGATGAAGTGAATAACTGGATTGACAAAATGGTGGAAGCAGACGGAATCATCCTGGCGTCGCCGGTGTATTATGGTGGTATTGCCGGAGGTATGAAATGCTTCCTTGACCGGGCATTTCTTGCAGCGGGCAGCAGACTGCACCACAAAGTTGGAGCGGCGCTGGTTACACTGCGCAGGTCAGGGGGACTGGAGACTTACCAACAGCTCAACGCATATCTGAATACAATGGAGATGGTGATCGCAACTTCCGATTATTGGCAGGCAGCGCATGGTCTGGATGCGGGGGAAGTGCTTCAGGATACGGAAGGCGTGGAAGTAATGGCTAAACTAGGGCGCAATGTTGCGTGGCTGGTGAAGCTGATTCATGACGCGAAGGGAAGGATTGATCCGCCTGCCACAAAGCAGAGAACGATGACAAATTTTATACGCTAA
- a CDS encoding ComEC/Rec2 family competence protein, whose amino-acid sequence MKRAVKVLRWIFGVLFILSAAVFLFSAADVTSAKTTKTSAMEIHFIDVGQADSILITSNRGSLLIDAGNNEDGMTVVDYLERLKIKKLDYVVCTHPHEDHIGGMDDVIDAFDIDTVLMPDKTHTSRTFLDVLEALQEKNLEITLAHAGDVYPIGNGKFTVLAPDKEADYGDELNSWSVGIRLEHGDNHFIFTGDGEGQTEKDILDSGIEVRSDVLKAGHHGSETSNSEKFIDAVNPEYAVISCGTGNQYGHPDASVLKYFAEQGIKVFRTDEQGTIIAKSDGSKITWNLKPSTSMKAGTCWAEQSGAIVHITKTGKKYHNAGCRHLKSSDIEVPLREAKAKGMTPCSKCRPPQ is encoded by the coding sequence ATGAAAAGGGCAGTAAAAGTTTTGCGGTGGATATTTGGTGTTTTATTTATTCTGTCCGCTGCAGTGTTTTTATTTTCGGCGGCTGATGTGACGTCGGCAAAAACAACGAAAACATCCGCAATGGAAATCCACTTTATCGATGTGGGACAGGCGGACAGTATTTTGATAACATCCAACAGAGGCAGCCTTTTGATCGATGCCGGCAACAATGAAGACGGTATGACAGTTGTAGATTACCTTGAGCGGCTGAAAATCAAAAAGCTGGACTACGTGGTCTGCACACATCCCCACGAAGACCATATTGGCGGGATGGATGATGTCATTGATGCATTTGATATCGATACAGTCTTAATGCCGGATAAGACACATACATCTCGGACCTTTCTTGATGTGCTGGAGGCTTTGCAAGAGAAAAACCTGGAGATTACACTGGCTCATGCGGGAGATGTGTATCCGATAGGAAACGGTAAATTTACCGTACTGGCCCCTGATAAAGAAGCAGATTACGGAGATGAACTGAACAGCTGGTCAGTGGGGATCAGGCTGGAACACGGTGACAACCATTTTATTTTTACAGGAGATGGCGAGGGGCAGACCGAAAAAGACATTCTGGACAGTGGAATTGAGGTTCGCAGCGATGTATTAAAAGCGGGGCATCATGGCAGTGAAACTTCAAACAGTGAGAAGTTTATAGATGCCGTGAATCCTGAATATGCGGTTATCAGCTGCGGTACAGGGAACCAGTACGGACATCCGGATGCCAGCGTACTGAAATATTTTGCGGAACAGGGAATTAAAGTTTTTCGCACTGACGAACAGGGGACCATTATTGCAAAAAGCGACGGCAGCAAAATAACCTGGAATTTGAAGCCAAGTACATCAATGAAGGCCGGAACCTGTTGGGCAGAGCAGTCTGGGGCCATTGTCCATATCACAAAAACGGGGAAAAAGTATCACAATGCCGGGTGCCGGCATTTGAAATCAAGTGATATAGAAGTACCGCTTCGGGAAGCAAAGGCAAAGGGGATGACGCCGTGCAGTAAATGCAGACCGCCGCAGTAA
- a CDS encoding DUF3006 domain-containing protein — MKLIVDRREKELVICENEKKEMLQIPVSAFSSAPKDGDVVLYENGFARILAGETHNRKKKADALFERLLKKK, encoded by the coding sequence ATGAAATTGATTGTAGACCGCAGAGAGAAAGAACTGGTGATCTGTGAAAACGAAAAGAAGGAAATGCTGCAGATACCTGTATCCGCATTTTCATCAGCGCCAAAGGATGGGGACGTTGTATTGTATGAAAATGGCTTTGCACGGATTCTTGCCGGGGAGACCCATAACAGAAAGAAGAAAGCAGACGCTTTGTTTGAGCGTCTTTTAAAGAAAAAATAA
- a CDS encoding chloramphenicol acetyltransferase, producing MTFSLIDTDEWERADHFRYYQTALPCSYSLTAWLDVTKFRKMLDSQKLKFYPSFVYCVSRLIKSTDEFRMGVDADGHPGRFDCMHPNYTIFHKDDGTFSDLWTFYDDDFSIFYHNMRSDMEHYRNAKGVKVKEGQPRNFFCISCLPWLSYTGISTSVSGGTPNLFPIITYGKYMRRDGRLTMPFSVTISHASADGYHTSLFINHLQTLLDEVKLCIP from the coding sequence ATGACTTTTTCTTTAATTGATACAGACGAATGGGAACGCGCTGACCATTTCAGATATTACCAAACGGCACTTCCATGCTCCTACAGCCTGACAGCCTGGCTGGATGTGACAAAATTCAGAAAGATGCTGGATTCACAGAAACTAAAGTTTTATCCGTCTTTTGTATACTGTGTATCTCGTCTCATAAAATCGACAGATGAATTTCGAATGGGCGTGGATGCGGACGGTCATCCAGGCAGGTTTGACTGTATGCATCCAAATTATACGATTTTCCATAAAGATGACGGCACATTCTCTGATCTGTGGACATTTTACGATGATGATTTCAGCATTTTTTACCACAATATGCGATCGGACATGGAGCATTACAGAAATGCAAAAGGAGTGAAAGTAAAAGAAGGACAGCCCAGGAATTTCTTCTGTATTTCATGCCTGCCCTGGCTGTCGTATACCGGCATCTCAACTTCTGTTTCCGGAGGCACGCCAAACCTGTTTCCAATTATCACTTACGGAAAATACATGAGAAGGGATGGCCGGCTTACCATGCCATTTTCTGTCACAATCTCCCATGCAAGCGCTGACGGCTACCACACTTCCCTGTTTATAAACCATCTCCAGACACTGCTGGATGAAGTCAAACTGTGCATACCGTAA
- a CDS encoding GntR family transcriptional regulator gives MNIIISNSSGKPIYEQITSQMKGMILSGELKPGDALPSMRLLAKELRISVITTKRAYEDLEKEGFIYSVVGKGSFVADTNHELMKEEQLKIIEEYLNAAIEQSHQAAVTKEELVEMLVMLYEEV, from the coding sequence GTGAACATTATTATCAGTAATTCGAGTGGAAAACCGATTTACGAGCAGATTACTTCCCAGATGAAAGGCATGATCCTGTCCGGAGAGTTAAAGCCGGGAGACGCACTGCCGTCAATGCGTCTCCTGGCAAAAGAGCTCAGGATCAGTGTGATCACGACAAAACGCGCATACGAGGATCTTGAAAAAGAAGGATTTATCTATTCTGTTGTCGGTAAAGGAAGTTTTGTCGCGGATACCAACCATGAATTAATGAAGGAAGAACAGCTGAAGATAATCGAAGAATATTTAAATGCCGCTATTGAGCAGTCTCATCAGGCGGCAGTGACAAAAGAAGAGCTGGTGGAAATGCTCGTCATGCTGTATGAGGAGGTCTGA